One Tamandua tetradactyla isolate mTamTet1 chromosome 20, mTamTet1.pri, whole genome shotgun sequence DNA segment encodes these proteins:
- the SIMC1 gene encoding SUMO-interacting motif-containing protein 1, whose product MEEFIVISDDSGSESPGGARSSRARRLRRAPSRTPSAVPRRTVDFIDLTRETRPRTKDRSGLCVIDLTKTEEENRPIATLDLTLEPVAPSQKEPTSIQTCVGLSGKDMMEGQVDRSSWPIARRIINSDPVDLDLLEETTFLGPQPPTSISGGSVYPVEPNCSSTTFKRDLGFLASLQLTSDAPCLSPTSNNGTSSNQKPPLPCPLRTSPCPPRASSCPPRALSCPPQTMQCRLEALSHPPQDVPCPPQGMPHPPQDVPCPPQSMPCLPRDVPCPPQSTPCLPRDVPCPSQDVPCPPQDVPCPPQGMPCPPRDVPCSPQDVPCPPLAVPCPSRNMPCTPHGMACPLLSVPCLPRDVPCPPQGVPCPPQGVLCPPRDVLCLPQAVPHPQQNMPNPPQNSSWLPQPSPSPPQDSLCLLQDLLCSPQDSSCPPQDSLGLPQNVPGPPQNISYPQEVTYLRDIPPSLQDVPQSPGDMSWSPGDLPHSPRDLPHSPRDVSRLPGDIPHLPGDVPRSHGDMPHSTGDVTHSPENVLHSLGDLPNLPQEKPASLQNDIQNRDTPMDISAASSQSCSPSPHSPQRKSPLEKVPWLSVAKIPARKDISLSEPTNRGPAHIQAPTPQGGLSNRPCLHRLKYFLRPPVHHLFFQTLIPDKDTRENKGQKLEPIPHRRLRMVTNTIEENFPLGTVQFLMDFVSPQHYPPREIVAHIIQKILLSGSETVDVLKEAYMLLMKIQQLHPANAKTVEWDWKLLTYVMEEEGQNLSGRVLFLRYVVQTLEDDFQQILRRQRQHLQQSIASTVLSCDKQPHNIRDVIKWLVKAVTEDTLTQLPDGNQTSSERGITKANSSHPSPQPNLTKNTNQLIVCQLQRMLSIAVEVDRTPTCSSNKIAEMMFGFVLDIPKRSQREMFFTTMESHLLRCKVLEIIFLHSCETPTRLPLSLAQALYFLNNSTSLLKCQSDKTQWQTWDELIEHLQFLLSSYQHVLREHLRSSVIDRKDLIIKRIKPKPQQGDDITVVDVEKQIEAFRSRLRQMLGEPLVPQLQDKVHLLKLLLFYTADLNPDAEASPRGWSSP is encoded by the exons GACTTCATAGACTTAACTAGAGAAACCAGACCAAGGACAAAGGATCGCAGTGGACTCTGTGTGATCGACCTGacaaaaactgaggaagagaatagGCCTATTGCCACTCTTGACTTGACTCTAGAACCTGTAGCTCCTTCTCAGAAGGAGCCAACTAGTATCCAGACATGTGTCGGCCTCTCCGGCAAAGATATGATGGAAGGGCAGGTAGACAGAAGCTCCTGGCCTATAGCACGGAGAATCATTAACAGCGATCCGGTGGATTTGGACCTGTTGGAAGAGACCACGTTCTTAGGTCCCCAACCTCCCACATCTATCAGTGGAGGTTCTGTTTATCCAGTGGAGCCAAATTGTAGCTCAACAACATTCAAACGTGACCTTGGCTTCTTGGCAAGCCTACAGCTGACTTCAGATGctccctgcctctccccaacAAGCAATAATGGTACCAGCAGCAATCAAAAGCCACCTTTACCATGCCCACTGCGAACTTCACCATGTCCACCACGAGCCTCTTCGTGCCCACCTCGAGCCTTGTCATGCCCACCACAAACCATGCAGTGCCGATTAGAAGCTTTGTCTCACCCACCTCAAGATGTGCCATGCCCTCCTCAAGGCATGCCACACCCTCCTCAAGATGTACCATGCCCTCCTCAAAGTATGCCATGCCTTCCTCGAGATGTGCCATGCCCTCCTCAAAGCACGCCATGCCTTCCTCGAGATGTGCCATGTCCTTCTCAAGATGTGCCATGCCCTCCTCAAGATGTGCCATGCCCTCCTCAAGGCATGCCATGCCCTCCTCGAGATGTGCCATGTTCTCCTCAAGATGTGCCCTGCCCTCCTCTAGCTGTACCATGTCCTTCTCGAAATATGCCATGTACTCCTCATGGTATGGCATGCCCTCTTCTATCTGTGCCATGTCTTCCTCGAGATGTGCCATGTCCACCTCAAGGTGTGCCATGCCCTCCCCAAGGTGTGCTATGCCCTCCTCGAGATGTGCTATGCCTTCCTCAAGCTGTGCCACACCCTCAGCAAAATATGCCAAACCCACCTCAAAACTCATCATGGCTTCCTCAACCCTCACCAAGCCCACCTCAAGATTCACTCTGCCTGCTTCAAGACTTACTGTGTTCACCTCAAGACTCATCATGCCCACCACAGGACTCTCTGGGCCTACCTCAAAATGTACCGGGCCCACCTCAAAATATATCATATCCACAAGAAGTGACATACCTGCGAGATATACCACCATCACTGCAAGATGTGCCACAGTCACCAGGAGACATGTCATGGTCACCAGGAGATTTACCACATTCACCTAGAGATTTGCCACACTCACCTAGGGATGTGTCACGCTTACCAGGAGACATACCACACTTACCAGGAGATGTGCCACGCTCTCATGGAGATATGCCACACTCAacaggagatgtgacacactcaccAGAAAATGTGCTACACTCACTTGGAGACCTACCTAACTTACCACAAGAAAAGCCTGCCTCTCTCCAGAATGACATACAGAACCGTGACACCCCAATGGATATTTCAGCTGCATCCTCACAGAGCTGCTCTCCCAGTCCACACTCTCCACAGCGTAAATCTCCTTTGGAAAAAGTTCCTTGGCTTTCTGTTGCAAAAATCCCAGCCAGAAAAGACATATCACTATCAGAGCCTACCAACCGTGGGCCTGCCCACATACAGGCACCAACACCACAAGGTGGATTGTCCAACAGACCATGCCTGCATAGACTGAAGTACTTCTTGCGACCTCCGGTGCATCACCTCTTCTTCCAGACACTAATACCAGATAAAGACACAAGGGAG AACAAGGGTCAAAAATTAGAGCCCATCCCTCATCGAAGACTAAGAATGGTGACAAACACCATTGAAGAAAATTTTCCCTTGGGGACTGTGCAATTTTTGATGGACTTTGTGTCACCCCAGCATTACCCACCCAGAGAAATTGTGGCTCACATCATCCAGAAAATCCTGCTGAGTGGCTCTGAGACCGTGGATGTCCTAAAGGAGGCCTATATGCTTCTCATGAAAATTCAGCA GCTCCATCCAGCCAATGCCAAGACAGTGGAGTGGGACTGGAAGCTGCTTACCTATGTCATGGAGGAAGAG GGACAGAATCTGTCTGGGCGAGTCCTTTTTTTGCGTTATGTAGTACAGACCCTGGAAGATGACTTCCAGCAGATCCTGAGGAGGCAACGACAGCACCTTCAGCAATCCATTGCAAGCACTGTATTATCCTGTGACAAGCAGCCCCACAACATCAG GGATGTTATCAAGTGGCTGGTCAAAGCAGTAACTGAAGATACATTGACTCAGCTCCCAGATGGGAATCAAACCTCTTCAGAAAGAGGAATCACGAAGGCCAACAGTAGCCACCCTTCTCCCCAACCCAACCTGACAAAGAACACCAACCAGCT GATTGTATGCCAGCTGCAGAGGATGCTGTCCATAGCTGTAGAGGTGGACAGGACCCCCACCTGCAGCTCCAATAAAATAGCTGAGATGATGTTCGGGTTTGTGCTGGACATTCCCAAGAGGAGTCAGAG AGAGATGTTCTTTACCACCATGGAAAGCCACCTTCTGCGCTGCAAAGTGCTAGAAATTATATTCCTCCACAGCTGCGAGACGCCTACCCGCCTGCCCTTGTCTCTAGCCCAGGCCCTCTATTTTCTGAACAATTCCACATCATTGCTCAAGTGCCAG TCAGATAAAACCCAGTGGCAAACTTGGGATGAGCTGATTGAACATCTGCAGTTCCTATTGTCCAGTTACCAGCATGTTTTAAGAG AACACTTACGGAGTTCAGTGATCGATCGAAAAGACTTAATAATCAAAAGGATTAAGCCCAAGCCCCAGCAGGGAGACGACATCACAGTGGTGGACGTGGAGAAGCAGATCGAGGCCTTCCGCAGCCGCCTGAGGCAGATGCTGGGCGAACCGCTGGTCCCGCAGCTCCAGGACAAAGTGCACTTGCTGAAGCTCCTGCTCTTCTACACCGCAGACCTGAACCCCGATGCGGAGGCCTCTCCAAGGGGCTGGAGCAGCCCCTGA